Proteins from a genomic interval of Debaryomyces hansenii CBS767 chromosome E complete sequence:
- a CDS encoding DEHA2E05192p (weakly similar to uniprot|P53276 Saccharomyces cerevisiae YGR128C UTP8 Nucleolar protein required for export of tRNAs from the nucleus), with the protein MAPSLSDSYSLVSLPRITDLDLSHQVVIPTISSTNTTHIDIGISKSIISSYILKPTPKLVWSFPLSPSTIVECMDVQEVDGNGTDFIKNYVVGTTERKTNKVLLIKRHNDSADHFEIKLDSKVKGVRFSQCGKFVYAILSNGGIKLLKINEDSFEDVSLDLKLKSGNELVYHKFISSHEFKYNNDLLLTIESNERSLVYKLTSLNYEKSFEINQFSHFAECQCIFTYQSGVLYEFNIDKLEISSRSIIDFKVLKSITVNSIIDAPTKAINDYSIICPSVDRLLLSWKSKLYLINFKFQSLLDTYTRPDKIYIKQVVDVKGSSANTSSTFAVYLHYNARKKNTSLNIINVNTGINTLSECLGKSIVKRTNDDFKGLTNVINDSFDKESTKISKELKEIYDELVELKTKKNINKWESIVVPYLKNESWTSIKKALGKNTPAREFSVFEVEQDRIIDPAFISKVLSLIFDEQSDFIPEYTLIYLLTHPLFPYEHTKGLLTLFTQLDKPRLLRQAIITCPNLSIEEISLQLNNDNLDIFQDVITRLISEFSVNQITHQLNDILQSKQNNLNLETILNNLIKLNNNQSWYLIQSIIDVGGLFNWSMNTVNNLIEIIEDKLTSIMANNYNLTLTNQAILINEPIRKLNKNKKAGKKPTDKSNNIIESNNEIQQQQLNSILSIQNNAGRKLKDEGIEISKRIPNYSIEKLIL; encoded by the coding sequence ATGGCCCCATCATTATCAGATCTGTACTCGTTGGTATCGTTACCAAGGATAACTGACCTCGACTTGTCTCACCAAGTTGTGATTCCAACCATATCCTCGACCAATACCACCCATATTGATATCGgtatatcaaaatcaatcatCTCCAGTTACATATTAAAACCAACACCAAAATTAGTATGGTCATTTCCATTATCACCATCCACCATTGTAGAATGCATGGATGTTCAAGAAGTAGATGGTAATGGGACTGATTTCATAAAAAACTACGTGGTTGGTACTACCGAGCGTAAGACTAACAAGGTTTTGTTAATTAAGAGACATAACGACTCTGCAGACCATTTTGAAATCAAGTTAGATTCAAAGGTTAAGGGTGTTAGGTTTTCACAATGTGGTAAATTTGTCTACGCTATTTTGAGTAATGGCggaatcaaattattaaagatcAACGAAGATAGCTTTGAAGATGTATCATTGGATTTAAAGCTCAAGTCCGGCAATGAATTAGTTTACCACAAGTTTATTTCAAGCcatgaattcaaatacaataaCGATTTATTGTTAACTATTGAATCTAACGAAAGAAGTCTTGTTTATAAATTAACCTCCTTGAATTATGAAAAATCCTTCGAGATCAACCAGTTTTCTCATTTTGCAGAATGCCAGTGTATTTTCACCTATCAATCAGGGGTCTTgtatgaatttaatattgataagtTAGAAATCAGCTCACGCTCAATCATCGACTTTAAAGTTTTGAAGTCAATAACGGTTAACTCTATTATTGACGCTCCTACCAAAGCTATCAACGATTATTCTATCATCTGTCCAAGTGTTGAcagattattattatcttggAAAAGCAAGTTGTATCTAATTAacttcaaatttcaaagtttaTTGGATACTTATACCAGACCCgacaaaatttatattaaacAAGTGGTTGATGTTAAAGGAAGTTCAGCAAATACTAGTTCTACATTTGCCGTTTATTTACATTATAATGCTCGTAAAAAGAATACCAGcttgaatattatcaatgttAATACTGGAATAAACACTCTTAGTGAATGCTTGGGTAAAAGCATTGTCAAGAGAACgaatgatgatttcaaaGGTTTAACCAATGTcattaatgattcattCGACAAAGAATCCACAAAGATATctaaagaattaaaagagATTTATGATGAATTAGTAGAGTTAAAAACgaaaaagaatattaataaatggGAACTGATCGTTGTTccatatttgaaaaatgaaagtTGGACTTCTATCAAAAAGGCTTTAGGAAAAAATACACCAGCACGCGAATTTTCCGTTTTTGAAGTAGAACAAgatagaattattgatcCTGCCTTTATAAGTAAAGTCTTATCCTTGATATTTGATGAACAATCAGATTTCATTCCTGAGTATACCTTAATTTATCTTTTAACTCATCCATTATTTCCATACGAGCATACAAAAGGGTTATTAACATTATTTACCCAACTTGACAAACCTAGATTATTAAGACAAGCAATAATAACATGTCCTAATTtgtcaattgaagaaatctCGTtacaattaaataatgacaACTTGGATATCTTCCAAGATGTTATAACTAGATTGATTAGTGAATTTTCAGTGAATCAAATAACtcatcaattaaatgaCATTTTACAATCAAAGCaaaataatcttaatttaGAGACCATCTTGAATAACTTGATTAAGCTCAATAATAACCAAAGTTGGTACTTAATTCAATCTATTATTGACGTTGGTGGTTTGTTTAATTGGTCAATGAATACtgtaaataatttgatcgaaattattgaagacaAATTAACATCAATAATGGCAAATAACTATAACTTGACTCTTACAAACCAAGctattttaattaatgagCCTATCagaaaattaaacaaaaataagaaaGCAGGTAAAAAGCCAACCGATAAGAGCAATAACATCATCGAACTGAATAACGAGATCCAGCAGCAACAATTGAATTCCATCTTATCCATACAGAATAATGCTGGTAGAAAGTTAAAAGATGAAGGGATTGAGATTTCTAAGAGAATTCCTAATTATTccattgaaaaattgatctTATAG
- a CDS encoding DEHA2E05214p (similar to uniprot|Q03429 Saccharomyces cerevisiae YDR493W FMP36), giving the protein MSNIRALGAYRNALRATRVAFKTDLPVLMAARTQIKQGFVDNKDLADQEQQHEAIDKMNEVSQFLIKNIVQGEKQEGDKYFLNFHERTELGDNETIKQSKAEMGSLAGARAKKYSNIKK; this is encoded by the coding sequence ATGAGTAACATACGAGCCCTAGGCGCATATAGAAATGCTCTCAGAGCTACTAGAGTAGCATTTAAAACGGATTTGCCGGTTTTAATGGCAGCTAGAACCCAAATCAAACAGGGATTTGTTGACAATAAAGACTTGGCCGATCAAGAGCAACAACACGAAGCCATAGATAAAATGAACGAAGTTAGTCAGTTTTTGATTAAAAACATCGTTCAAGGTGAAAAACAGGAAGGggataaatattttttgaatttccATGAACGTACCGAATTAGGAGATAATGAAACGATCAAACAATCTAAAGCGGAAATGGGTTCGTTAGCAGGTGCTAGGGCCAAAAAGTACAGTAACATCAAGAAGTGA
- a CDS encoding DEHA2E05236p (similar to uniprot|Q12272 Saccharomyces cerevisiae YOL102C TPT1 tRNA 2'-phosphotransferase) gives MASLPPAKRDIAISKSLSYLLRHGAVKEKLNIDQTGYININELLNHNRLKTNKVTLDDIRRIVGNNDKKRFSIVEKEGEIMICANQGHSIKTVNDSNLIQLSKDTIPEEIYHGTYKNKLPAIFNSGGLSKMNRNHIHFASSISDVSGIRNSSNVLIYLNIEKCLQSGIVFYRSSNNVILTSGDANGLIGSEFFGKVVDAKNGTPIDINQYANI, from the coding sequence ATGGCATCATTACCCCCAGCAAAGCGAGATATAGCTATATCTAAGTCGCTATCATACCTATTACGACATGGTGCTGTAAAAGAGAAACtaaatattgatcaaaCTggatatataaatataaacgAATTGTTAAACCACAATCGACTCAAAACCAATAAAGTTACACTCGATGATATTCGTAGAATTGTTGGGAATAACGACAAGAAGAGGTTCTCTATTGTCGAAAAAGAAGGagaaataatgatatgTGCCAATCAGGGCCATTCTATTAAGACtgttaatgattcaaatcTAATTCAGCTCTCAAAAGACACCATACCGGAAGAAATTTATCACGGCACCTACAAAAATAAACTACCAGCCATATTCAATAGCGGGGGCTTAAGCAAAATGAACAGAAACCATATCCATTTTGCTTCAAGTATAAGCGATGTATCTGGTATTCGAAATAGTAGTAACGTTCTCATCTACttaaatatagaaaaatgCCTACAATCTGGCATTGTCTTCTACAGAAGCTCCAACAACGTCATTTTAACATCAGGCGATGCCAATGGGCTTATTGGTCTGGAGTTTTTCGGCAAAGTAGTCGATGCCAAAAATGGAACTCCCATAgatataaatcaatatgCGAATATATAA
- a CDS encoding DEHA2E05258p (weakly similar to CA5784|IPF1129 Candida albicans IPF1129): protein MQNCYPSNPVSSFNGNTNTGNKIDMGDSQNANKICQWYCCSCGQSYGSIIYKDNMETEIAEEKEDDIFIKKLKYYSQILYSGGDPSYSKYEYLNGSKNLRTPEERVNVNYFEPVRRRSSSMTDLNENFKRLGDSEPVPHAISTIPSSCTSPSVSPVPGLFEYNSKVAVCIPTRFNCHRCNHMMCPYCLKIRLRDLDN from the coding sequence ATGCAGAATTGTTACCCAAGTAATCCTGTGAGCTCGTTTAATGGAAATACAAATACAGGAAACAAGATAGATATGGGCGATAGTCAGAATGCTAATAAGATATGCCAGTGGTACTGCTGTTCATGTGGACAAAGTTATGGGTCGATTATATACAAGGATAATATGGAAACGGAGATTGCGGAAGAGAAGGAGGAtgatatcttcatcaaaaagTTAAAGTACTACAGTCAAATATTGTACAGTGGTGGCGATCCTTCGTACTCAAAGTATGAGTATTTGAATGGCTCCAAAAACTTGAGAACTCCAGAAGAAAGAGTTAACGTAAATTACTTTGAGCCAGTAAGGCGTCGTTCAAGTAGCATGACTGATctaaatgaaaatttcaaacgTTTAGGCGACTCGGAACCAGTACCTCATGCTATATCTACCATTCCTTCATCCTGCACTTCACCAAGTGTTTCGCCCGTTCCTGGCTTATTCGAATATAATAGTAAGGTAGCTGTTTGCATCCCAACAAGGTTTAATTGTCATCGATGTAACCACATGATGTGTCCATATTGCTTAAAGATACGATTAAGGGATCTAGACAATTGA
- a CDS encoding DEHA2E05302p (similar to CA0242|IPF12047 Candida albicans IPF12047): protein MLRRPATTIKLTPEDVLEYDDSLLDQQNSQHHFQQSHDQNHNDFILQEQMNTNIHNNSSNEIATKEQSKDDRIGATRNN from the coding sequence ATGTTAAGAAGGCCAGCCACTACAATTAAGCTTACGCCGGAAGATGTTcttgaatatgatgataGTTTATTAGATCAGCAAAATTCTCAGCATCATTTCCAACAACTGCATGATCAGAAtcataatgattttatattaCAAGAGCAAATGAATACTAATATCCACAATAATTCAAGCAACGAAATAGCGACAAAAGAGCAATCTAAGGATGACAGAATTGGGGCGACTAGAAATAATTAG
- a CDS encoding DEHA2E05324p (weakly similar to uniprot|Q08492 Saccharomyces cerevisiae YOR078W BUD21 Component of small ribosomal subunit (SSU) processosome that contains U3 snoRNA): protein MVVTRSRLNAKAGNGATPKKMKFSDNDADVNDIEYHTAEEDELNQSAGSQDSDSDSDSDSDEAPEEESTSGIRNEILAKQKEDLKSQQELKKLEKERRRQQNVYNQQQQLLKKNKKQEDKLPEYLPEDIFESISDNETGESEPIIPSKHLKLQDFEKLDEMEIRKKIKESKLKELKKSKKLSIKKGPVHVKVQSFNLDKKVVPKFENKVVNTRNKWLKRKSLGKK from the coding sequence ATGGTGGTCACTAGAAGTAGATTGAATGCTAAGGCTGGAAATGGGGCCACTCcaaagaagatgaagtttCTGGATAATGATGCGGACgtaaatgatattgagTATCATACGgcagaagaagatgagCTAAATCAATCGGCTGGTTCACAAGACTCAGATTCAGACTCGGACTCAGATTCAGATGAAGCACCCGAAGAAGAGTCTACGTCAGGGATAAGAAATGAGATACTAGCAAAGCAAAAGGAAGACTTGAAATCtcaacaagaattgaaaaaacttgaaaaggaaagaagaagacaacAAAATGTATACAATCAACAGCAACAATTACTtaagaagaacaagaagcaagaagataaattacCCGAATATTTACCAGAAGacatatttgaatcaatatCCGATAACGAGACAGGCGAGTCAGAGCCAATAATACCATCAAAGCACTTAAAATTacaagattttgaaaagttagATGAGATGGAAATACGtaagaaaataaaagaGTCGAAGTTAAAAGAACTCAAGAAAAGTAAAAAGCTTTCCATAAAGAAAGGTCCAGTGCATGTTAAGGTTCAACTGTTTAATTTGGACAAAAAAGTTGTTCCaaagtttgaaaataaggTTGTCAATACAAGAAATAAATGGCTTAAGAGGAAATCCTTAGGCAAAAAGTAA
- a CDS encoding DEHA2E05346p (weakly similar to uniprot|Q7LGN4 Saccharomyces cerevisiae YOR080W DIA2): protein MPLDQETINDKLNLAILYFKSSDYEKALNLYNQLILQCQSYTIDELKLIRVNIYNLNETPLVGPIVHPKLGSLLDQRAATYEKLDQLDKSLKDGEKLIRHEPISCKGYLRVAKVLLIIKKEVDAYKTLQRGNYIICNAIEKYNIAVPEKLFNSLKSQYKTLNRRLKQQKEQYSNNNVINKSLDKSLEKMLALKRTKSVSSTSSKKSKKTLDPFNYLPLEIIELIFQAFNLKDVLRCHLVSSKWYNLLVNIPSLYTSKISFKPRITTNEFINGVKLIKKVIDKSYSKQIKMLKLRSTANNVQLFKMIELLISEKQLKLQGLDVINKYLSFEFFINKLYKTNWNVSNLNSLQFLRLGIRSSLKCENLIFKMMTQLKSLEIIIIDNESSGASMSLIPNNSKFHDLIRIDDKPYDTLECLSIVNHPKLMRDNNQSRVGNDTYNPYPPFILKNFPNLTSLCIVSYDFTNRQTQFQDFLSRSTNLTSLYLENNEKISIKNFLQDLIVCDATFRLRKLTIREKSVSGAVHLNEMNDLYIPSLHYLTYLDVYASSLSIKGLFKLLKIANFNNELHTLFIGNSNYLYFKNDKISIHHNLKISLYDILGVVPNLRKLYLNEIELDNSSMRFFRNDLVDNIGLKNIKLQVLDISFCKQVDGIGLMNLFSFNLKSSDDNKLFKLQELIIDGMEFNQDTLKILIKRGYVERIRNDPLKSKWKQYGLTTLVPDL, encoded by the coding sequence ATGCCGTTGGATCAGGAGACGATAAATGATAAGTTAAATTTAGccatattatatttcaaatcttcagaTTATGAAAAAGCATTAAATctatataatcaattaattctcCAGTGTCAAAGCTACACGATTGATGAACTCAAATTGATCAGGgtgaatatatataatttgaacGAAACCCCACTTGTTGGCCCTATAGTACATCCAAAACTAGGGTCTTTGTTAGATCAGAGAGCTGCAAcgtatgaaaaattagaccAATTGGACAAATCTTTAAAAGATGGAGAAAAGTTGATTAGACATGAACCAATAAGCTGCAAAGGTTATTTGCGGGTCGCAAAGGTCTTATTGATTATTAAGAAGGAAGTTGACGCCTATAAGACTTTACAAAGAGGCAACTATATTATTTGTAATGctattgaaaaatacaatattgCAGTTCCAgagaaattattcaatagtTTGAAAAGTCAATATAAAACGTTGAACAGAAGACTCAAACAACAGAAGGAGCAATacagtaataataatgttatAAATAAGAGTCTCGACAAAAGCTTGGAAAAGATGTTAGCGCTCAAAAGAACAAAATCAGTGTCAAGTACATCGTCAAAGAAGTCGAAGAAGACATTAGACCCATTTAATTATTTACCACTAGAGATAATAGAGTTGATATTTCAAGCATTTAATCTCAAGGATGTTCTTCGATGCCATCTAGTGTCGTCAAAATGGTATAACTTATTGGTGAACATACCATCATTATACACAAgtaaaatttcattcaagCCAAGAATTACCActaatgaattcattaacGGTGTAAAGTTAATAAAAAAGGTTATAGACAAATCGTATTCAAAACAAATCAAAATGTTGAAACTTAGGTCTACAGCAAACAATGTGcaattattcaagatgATTGAACTATTAATATCCGAGAAACAGCTAAAATTACAAGGATTAGATGtcataaataaatacttgagttttgaattttttattaataaattatacaaaACAAATTGGAATGTTTCGAATCTTAATAGCTTACAATTTTTAAGGTTAGGTATCAGATCAAGCCTCAAGTGTGAAAACTTGATCTTTAAAATGATGACTCAATTAAAAAGTTTAGAGATTATtataatagataatgaatcaaGCGGTGCTAGTATGTCCTTAATTCCCAATAATAGTAAATTCCATGATTTAATACGAATTGATGATAAACCATATGATACGCTTGAGTGTCTTTCAATAGTAAACCACCCGAAACTTATGAGAGATAATAATCAGTCAAGAGTTGGAAATGATACTTACAATCCATATCCGCCATTcatattaaagaatttcCCAAATCTAACGAGCCTATGTATTGTTTCATATGATTTTACCAATAGGCAAACAcaatttcaagatttctTATCCAGATCTACCAATCTAACAAGCCTCTACCTAGAGAATAACGaaaaaatatcaatcaaaaactttcttcaagatttaATTGTTTGTGATGCTACTTTCAGACTTCGCAAATTAACCATCAGAGAGAAATCAGTAAGTGGTGCAGTTCActtaaatgaaatgaacGATTTATATATCCCCTCATTGCATTACCTTACTTACCTTGATGTATATGCATCATCTTTATCTATAAAGGGCTTGTTtaagttattgaaaattgccaacttcaataatgaattgcATACTTTATTCATTGGGAATTCTAACTAtctatatttcaaaaatgataaaatatctaTTCAtcataatttaaaaatatcgCTATATGATATATTAGGTGTTGTCCCGAATTTACGAAAACTATATCTAAATGAGATCGAACTAGACAATTCATCGATGAGATTTTTTCGCAATGACTTAGTTGATAACATAggtttgaagaatattaaattgCAGGTGCTAGATATTAGTTTTTGTAAGCAGGTCGATGGAATTGGgttgatgaatttgttttcatttaatttgaaGTCGTCTGATGACAACAAACTATTTAAATTAcaagaattgataattgaCGGCATGGAATTTAATCAAGATactttaaaaattttaatcaaaAGGGGTTATGTTGAAAGGATTAGAAATGATCCACTCAAAAGTAAGTGGAAACAGTATGGTTTGACTACTTTAGTTCCAGATTTATAG
- a CDS encoding DEHA2E05368p (weakly similar to uniprot|Q12067 Saccharomyces cerevisiae YOR079C ATX2 Golgi membrane protein involved in manganese homeostasis), with translation MNDGLKRAVESVVLALIMGLTSYSVGLIPLRLPLSQKQINLTSFFSMGIILGTALVIAIPEGIETLYQSVGDNNNELIPRYIGLGLVAGFIIMYIIDHLYVILHSFNIELKSINEIHYSGSYRELFTSIFTSSLTLGLIFHAMIDGISLGSSFSKSHEESSIGLILFTMIIIHKLPTCFSLSSLLMKEKMNTSVLKFHILIFASITPLSSILTFIFMSLFQLQNDFIVGNLLVFSGGTFLYVVTHVMLEVSSTDNTIPQSSGSEDTLYYSHQSPIEGIDLLASLIGTGVPILISFFGEH, from the coding sequence atgaatGATGGGCTTAAGAGAGCAGTGGAGAGTGTGGTACTAGCTCTAATAATGGGATTGACCTCTTATTCAGTGGGTTTGATACCGTTAAGGCTTCCTTTATCACAAaagcaaataaatttaactTCATTTTTTAGTATGGGGATAATATTGGGAACTGCGTTAGTTATTGCTATTCCCGAAGGAATTGAAACATTATACCAATCGGTAGGTGACAATaacaatgaattaattcCTAGATATATTGGTTTAGGATTAGTAGCGGGTTTTATCATTATGTACATTATTGATCATTTATATGTTATTTTACATTCCTTCAACATTGAATTGAAGtctattaatgaaattcatTACAGTGGATCATATAGAGAGTTATTTACATCCATATTTACATCGTCATTAACATTAGGACTTATTTTTCACGCAATGATTGATGGAATATCACTAGGTTCATCGTTTAGTAAATCCCATGAAGAGAGCTCAATTGGATTAATACTCTTTACtatgattattattcataaattgCCAACTTGCTTTAGTCTTTCGTCgttattaatgaaagaaaaaatgaatACTTCAGTTCTAAAGtttcatatattaatatttgcATCTATAACTCCATTAAGCTCAATATTAACATTTATATTCATGTCCTTATTTCAATTAcaaaatgattttattgttgGCAATTTACTTGTGTTCAGCGGTGGTACTTTTCTCTACGTGGTAACGCACGTAATGCTAGAAGTCTCGTCTACAGACAATACTATCCCGCAATCTAGTGGGAGTGAGGATACATTATATTACTCTCATCAATCACCAATTGAAGGAATTGATTTACTCGCATCATTAATAGGTACAGGTGTACCGATTTTGATTAGTTTCTTTGGAGAACATTGA